A genomic segment from Glycine max cultivar Williams 82 chromosome 1, Glycine_max_v4.0, whole genome shotgun sequence encodes:
- the LOC100789955 gene encoding PLASMODESMATA CALLOSE-BINDING PROTEIN 4, whose amino-acid sequence MALLMYFVLFLALAGHSSALYCVCKDGVGDQALQKAIDYACGAGADCTPILQNGACFQPNTVKDHCNYAVNSYFQRKGQAQGSCDFSGAATPSQTPPTAASTCVYPSSPSNAGTGTTATPTTTTPTTGTPPTTLTPTTPTSTTPGIGTGTGTTTGTGTGTGTTTGNPNVFGMSPTSSTGTGGGFNDSNKGVVHLQDTSMLLVSLVLTLLLVLLRV is encoded by the exons ATGGCTCTTTTGATGTATTTTGTGCTTTTTCTTGCCCTCGCTGGCCATTCAA GTGCTCTTTACTGTGTATGCAAAGATGGTGTGGGTGATCAAGCTCTTCAGAAAGCAATAGACTATGCATGTGGTGCTGGAGCTGACTGTACCCCTATTCTCCAAAATGGAGCCTGTTTTCAACCCAACACTGTGAAGGATCACTGCAACTATGCTGTTAATAGCTATTTCCAGAGAAAGGGTCAAGCTCAGGGAAGCTGTGATTTTTCTGGTGCTGCCACCCCTAGTCAAACTCCACCTA CTGCAGCATCTACATGTGTTTACCCCTCAAGTCCTAG CAATGCTGGAACAGGCACCACAGCAACCCCAACAACCACTACACCAACAACAGGCACACCACCCACCACCTTAACTCCAACCACTCCCACTAGTACAACCCCAGGCATTGGCACCGGCACAGGAACAACCACGGGCACGGGCACGGGCACGGGCACAACCACAGGTAACCCTAATGTGTTTGGAATGAGCCCAACATCTTCAACTGGAACAGGAGGAGGCTTCAATGACTCAAACAAAGGAGTGGTTCATTTGCAAGACACGAGCATGTTGCTAGTGTCCCTTGTTCTCACCCTTTTGCTAGTGCTGTTGAGGGTCTAA